The following coding sequences are from one Lolium rigidum isolate FL_2022 chromosome 6, APGP_CSIRO_Lrig_0.1, whole genome shotgun sequence window:
- the LOC124663527 gene encoding uncharacterized protein LOC124663527, whose protein sequence is MAAVNEHVLLSQPDKLVLLAEIPAADSQAAVVTFRLLVEQCTDYGGGTMDVETVEDVACRVPLRELGRQGAAYRAFGDLVARLDNPMLRPEVATETRRAAARFQARCDAADELGLGGVELRLRVMFIDAFEPEEEEEDDEGGSDMEFGEFDLSGARNLQDYQQQTGAGHEDDDEDEDGCGAQFSVRPYRGGGALAGEEGNLLLSGFEARSDGPELTEQHELTSHDMRRLVHLALEGGGSMEDDEAYQRAMAGGTPLSRASRAAMVDQALQSANQRRQQFRSPSQVFPMRTGF, encoded by the coding sequence ATGGCCGCCGTGAACGAGCACGTCCTGCTCAGCCAACCCGACAAGCTGGTCCTGCTCGCCGAGATCCCGGCGGCAGATTCACAGGCCGCCGTCGTCACGTTCCGGCTGCTCGTCGAGCAATGCACCGACTACGGCGGCGGCACCATGGACGTCGAAACGGTGGAGGACGTGGCCTGCCGCGTGCCGCTCCGGGAGCTCGGCCGCCAGGGCGCCGCGTACCGTGCGTTCGGTGACCTCGTGGCCCGGCTCGACAACCCGATGCTGCGCCCGGAGGTCGCGACGGAgacgcggagggcggcggcgcgcttCCAGGCGCGGTGCGACGCGGCCGACGAGCTCGGCCTCGGCGGCGTGGAGTTGCGCCTGCGCGTCATGTTCATCGACGCGTTCgagccagaggaggaggaggaggacgacgagggcgGGAGCGACATGGAGTTCGGGGAGTTTGATCTGAGCGGGGCGCGGAACCTGCAGGATTATCAGCAGCAGACCGGCGCCGgacacgaggacgacgacgaagacgaggacGGCTGCGGCGCGCAGTTCTCGGTGCGCCCgtaccgcggcggcggcgcgctcgcgGGAGAGGAGGGGAACCTGCTGCTGTCGGGCTTCGAGGCTCGCTCCGACGGCCCCGAGCTCACCGAGCAGCACGAGCTGACGTCGCACGACATGCGCCGCCTCGTGCACCTGGCGCTGGAAGGAGGCGGGAGcatggaggacgacgaggcctaCCAGCGCGCCATGGCCGGCGGCACGCCCTTGTCGCGTGcctcgcgcgccgccatggtcgaccAGGCGCTGCAGTCCGCCAACCAGCGCCGCCAGCAGTTCCGATCGCCGAGCCAGGTGTTCCCAATGCGAACCGGATTCTGA
- the LOC124667834 gene encoding uncharacterized protein LOC124667834 — MGEPSKELLDLPSGPEPPSFIESLLAGREQHKEEGKRKAGPPTDPLPKSQVLGKVKDFLGEMAKANEKLQLDAQNKPPEEYDIETLTGNEKEYIEMDLLLGVADLHSEQAVDAAEATMSGFPPSGRTFASTSSDSEDDSDEDSDDEPDMSSKDKCDDPDKPEAHPVKGKKPSKRQKIVVLN; from the exons ATGGGGGAACCGAGCAAGGAGCTCCTGGACCTCCCATCGGGGCCTGAACCACCCTCCTTCATCG AGTCGCTGCTCGCCGGAAGAGAGCAGCACAAGGAGGAGGGCAAGCGCAAGGCGGGGCCTCCCACCGATCCGCTCCCCAAGAGCCAAG TTCTCGGAAAAGTGAAGGATTTCCTGGGAGAGATGGCGAAAGCAAACGAGAAATTGCAGCTCGATGCGCAG AATAAACCTCCGGAGGAGTATGACATAGAAACCCTTACTGGAAACGAAAAGGAATATATTGAGATG GATTTGCTTCTCGGTGTTGCTGATCTTCATTCGGAGCAAGCTGTAGATGCAGCTGAAGCGACAATGAGCGGCTTCCCACCCTCAGGAAGGACATTTGCTAGCACCTCATCTGACTCGGAAGATGATAGCGATGAAGACAGTGATGATGAGCCTGACATGTCTAGCAAAGATAAATGCGACGATCCAGACAAACCTGAGGCTCATCCAGTCAAAGGGAAGAAGCCGAGTAAAAGACAGAAGATTGTTGTTCTCAACTAG